The region CAAGTTCATCTACATTTCCGAGGAGGAACTGAAATCAGTCGCTAAATTCATCCGTCAACGGGGGCGCGTCTCGATAGCGGAGCTGGCTGAAAACAGTAACCAGTTAATCAATCTGGTTCCCGTTGTTGCTTCGGAAAGCGCCTAAGTACTCCAGGTATCTGTAAACGTGATACACACATGTCGATAAAATGTTAATAATGTTTATTACAAAGCAAACAGTATTAACCGTAAACCCGGCACGGTAGAGGCTTGTTGTGACGGTTTAGTCCGAATCATCCATatcctcgtcttcgtcgtcatcgtcagcatcctcttcctcctccgatGTCTCATCCGGATCAGCGATTTGGCTTTCACACCGTTCGCACTGGCACTCAAACAGATAGTACTCGCGAAGGTTCTTCTGTCTTGAGTGACGCGATCGCTGTAGATTGCATTCATCGAGATAGGAGATGCAGATCTCCTCGCCGGGTGCCAAATCCCGGAGCGCCCTGAGCGCCAGCACGTGGTTCGATTTCGGAAACACAATTTCCGCATTCGGTGTGCAGCTGTGGTTGATTTTGCTCTGCATAGCATACAGAGCCGAGCCTTCGTTGTTCAGGAACGTGCCTACGACCTCATCCATCTTGTTGTACAGCTCATCGATCAGCTCGTCCACCGATTGGCGCGTTTGCTGATCCAGCTGGCGTTCCGAAACGGTTTTCACCCAATCTCCAAACGAGCTAGTGCCGATTCCTTGCCCATTGGTACCAACCAGGGCTATAAGGCTTTTGAAGGCCTCCAGCGACAGCCAATTCAgccgatcgttcgattgcaCGCTAAACGCCGCAGCAAAGCGTTCGTAAAGTTGTTCGATCTGTTGCACGAACTTGTCTCCCAGCATCTTATGGAAAATGCGCAGATCTTCATTCACTGACGAGTGTACGAAGTCCAGCAGCTGTTTGCGGAGTCCCTCGGGATCACTTGTCTGCTGAAACATGCCGACAATCTTCACGAACAGCATAATTCCGCACGTTTCCGGGGGGTAGTGCATCTTCCTAAAACGGTAAACATCGGTTACTTCATATCCGGAAGGGATATCCAAAGGCTCGCCCTGCTATCATTACTTCCAAAAGTCCACCAATAAGTTCACCGGGTGCTGTTCGTTCTGAGCATCGGTTCCCAGACAGATTGCGACATGGTATTGCTTCAGGGCTCTGTCGAGACAATCGCGGCTGCAGTAGACTACTCCGCATCCTTCGCACTTTGCTTGATTGACCAGCTTCGcttccaccgagcagcagtccggtagcggcagcagaaTCGTCGAATCGTTCGCCAAccgctgcacatttcgctcgGCCGTTTCCAGCGGATGGAGGCAATACTCACACGCCAAATACCCGTAGGCCGCGTTCCAGGAATACTGACACGATACTAGCGGCTCCTCCTCgaagatgatgctgccatCGTGGATGAGCTCGGTGGCGTACAATCCACGGCCCTTATCTTTCGTAGTTTTAACGATCACCTTTTGCATGCTCGAGAAGCTAGTGCACTTTGCCGACAATTTGCTTCACGCGTTGGCCGGCGTCGTGGGAGGGAGACGTGAGGTGGGGGCTTGTTTCCGTGACATTTGCTACAGTGCTGCCAACTCcttcgaaatgaaattgaaaaaatccaCTCCTTTATTGAATATCCTTTCTTACATTAAGTAAAGCAGAATCTTCAGTCTTCAACAAACTAACAACTCGTGCGCTGATCGTGGCGCGTAGCCACGCAACGCTATTCATTAAACACCGGTAAGGCAacgtttttccaattttcggaCCAACGCAGGGCTTGGAATTGTTTCAGGTGTTTTTGTATGTCCTGCTTCACGTTGGTCAAGGCGATATTGTTGGGGAAATCATAAAACCAGTTGCACAACTGTTCGGCCAGCtcttgatggtgatgaaagaCGAACCCGTTCTCACCGTGCCTCACCAGTTCGTTAATGCTGCAAcgagaaacgaaaacacagGTCATTGCGGACATGAAGACCAGCGGGATCGGACTAGGGGAATCATACCAATCAAAATGCACGGCACAGACCGGCAACCCAGAGCCAAACATATCCACCACCTTCATGGGCAAGTCTAGGCCGCTTGAGCTGTAGTGTAAGCACACTCCCATATCGCTGCTAGCCAACAGTTTCGGGTAATCCTCATTCTCCAGCCAGGGCATCGCCAGCGAGACTTTTTTCCATGACTTGGCGGCAACAATTTTGTGATACTTTTCCTTCAAAGGACCCTTGCCCGTGATTATGCAGACTAGTGGCGGATAGTGCTCCGAAGATTCGTTGGCATCGCTCTCGTATTGGTCCAGGGCACTGATCAAGATGCTAAAGTCTTCATCCGGTGTCCAGCTGGTACTCGATATGATTAATCCCGGTCGTTTGTCTATGTTTTTCACCTTTCCATTGGCATACTTTACCGTGAAGGCAGTGCTTTCCAAGACATTTCCATCTGCGGTATCCGGCGAGCCCGATGTGGCTCGAAAGGCACTAATGTTTTCCCCGAGACGAAGCAGTAACTCGTGCTTATCTTCTATCGAGATGGATTGAAATTGCTGCGGTGGACGATCGTACAACACTGTTGTCCTGTAGAAATtcaaaaatatgaaataacAACTACCGATCCTAATTTAGGTGAAGGGAAACTGTTAGTTTTACCTGATATTCCACTTGGATTGCAGATCTTCTTTCATTGCTTTAGTTACGCAAAAGCCGTGTGCCGCCCGGGCACCAAAAAAGCCTTCGACCCACTCGGCAATCCGGACGACCGGTGAGTTTGGAGATTCAATAGCCAGAATAGAGTGCGTATAGTTATGCCAATCGATGATAAGTTTAGACCGAACTAGCAGACAGTAAAAGTATGCCACGATAAGGGCGGGAATAGCGGGAGGATTTTGGCAAAGTATGAACTTCGGTTTGCGAATGCTGACGAGCGTGATGAGCAATCCCAGCGTTTGCCATATAGTTTTGAACAGATACTTGAGTATGTTGGGAAGCTCCAGCTCGGGAAAAGGGTTCAACTCGTGGATGCGTATGTTCGGACTGCTCCTGATCTCTTCCAGCGGGGGCGAGTTCAGGTATCCGATGAAATCGACCGAAAAGCCATTCTCGGAGAGGCTTCTCACATGGTACTGCATACGCGGACTTCGGCCAATATCGCCTAGCACAATAACGCACGCGTTTTGTATCTTCTTTTCCGAACTCATGGCGAACCTTATCAATGCACTTTAATGCACTTTTCCCTCAAACATTTTATCAGAATCGAACGTGGCGCAAAACCTGTTTtgatcctgttttttttttaccaaaaaaccaCGGTTTGTAGAAAACGAGAGCGATGGCATAACTAGATGGCATAAACGCATCCAGTGTTCTTGCAGttttgaaaaacaataaaaacggACACCCCGCCATTTTCGGCATTTTCCCGCAGTTCGCAACAGCAACGCTCGCAGGAACGGCGAAGAGCGTTAACGCATCGTCGCAattttttgtggaaaagttAGTGCTACGCAACGCTAGGTACAGTAGAATGGCGCTGGTAGGAGCTGAGATCTTGCTGCTAAAAGGAAATTCGGATGCGATAGTGAAGAAGATTGCTGTAACATCCGAACAAATAACATTCGGAAACCATCCCCTGAATACAGTGCGCGTCCATCAGGAGCAGGTAGAGCGGTTGCACTGCCGGATCGCTCTAAATAAAGCGAATGTGGTAATTATCGCTGCCGTTGGGTGTCTAGTTGCAGCTGGGAGGTGTCGTTTAATTTGCTTTCTTCTGGTATTATCGTTTCGTAGGTTGAACTGACGAATTTATCGAAAGTATGCCCGGTGAGAGTGAACGGAGAAACCGTGGCCAAAAAAGTGCAACTGAAAGATGGCGACTTGTTTGCAGTTGCCGGATGCCAGTTCCGCTGGAGTTATAATGTTGCCGCGTCGAATAAAGCTTCCAAAAAGAAAGCAAGCACGAAGAAATCCTTCACACGCAAGCACAGCGCGGAAGATCTTTCTTCCGCAGTGGCTAAGCAAccgagaaaatcgaaaatgctCTTCGAATTCTCCCGGCATCGACGGACAATCCATAGGTATGAAGATGTTGTAGCTATGAtgtcatttttttaaatctcccCATCGCCTCTCTCCGGAACAGTTTGCAATCGGTTCTGGATCAACACGCAGCAGCGCACGGCAACAAACGGTTCCAGACGCCTGCTAAGCCTCGCGTGGAAATACACCAGGTTGTGGGCCATGagcacgaaaaagaaaacacacccGCTAAGAACACTCCGAAAAAGACCCAACAGCTCAATGCATCTAAGGTGATGATTCTATCTTATACGCCATTGCAAAGCGAAAAGGAACGGCGTCATGCGGGCTGCAAAACTCCTCATGTCGCAGATAAATCTGCAAGGTTAGTGCAAACTCCGCCCGTTTCCACCAGTATGCTTGGAAGCCCAATGAATGTTTCAAAGTGTGGAGATTCGATGTACTTGATCGATTTAACAACACCAACCAGCAAATCGGTTTCGCGGAGCAATGCCTCATCGGCTATAAGCGGAGGCAAGGGACGCTTACTAGGTACGATCAACCTGGTCTCACCTAGTCCGAAAAGTACCACGCCCGTGTCTATAAGAAGCCGACATGGATCCGCTCTTCTAAAGTCGGCGATAAAGAACGCACACATTACGAAGGGAAATATATGTGACACGCCGAATACACCAAAACTCTCGGCGAGAAGTAAACTGTTGACACGATCTGGTTGCAAATCTGCTGATCGACAAGCCACTCATGCCCGTATTAACACAGGCagtacaataaaaaaagattTACTGAAGAAAATGACCACAGAAGAACCGTCAAAAGATCCGTTCACTATTGAAGATGCTACGCCTATCACTGATCCAAGCATTGATATAACAGAGAAAAGTATTGATAATGAGCTCTCAGTGGCCGTTGACACCCTTTGCACAGATCAGAAAGAACCGCCTACACCCTCCAATGTAACTGCTTTCGATATCGAAGCAATGATCAAAAAGCCAAATTTTACAAGGCAGATTAGATGCTCCAATTTTTCAGATATTACACCCGATGCTTCATACACCGAAAATAATGCAGATAATGAAGctaatgaaaatcaaacacaaacacagaaagaGGACACAATCATTGCGTCTTGGTCGGTGGAGTCTGAGTTGCAAACGGTTAGCGATCGTCCAAGCGTAaggacaacggaacggaagtcgTACACTCCGTTGGCTAAGAAAGCACTTCTAACAGAACGTAGTAAACGAGCGACTATTGGACATTTTGGAAATAACGTTTATCAAACTCTTGTCGTTAGTCCCGTGTCGGTAACTGAGTTTAAACCCGACAGCAG is a window of Anopheles aquasalis chromosome 2, idAnoAquaMG_Q_19, whole genome shotgun sequence DNA encoding:
- the LOC126570503 gene encoding histone-lysine N-trimethyltransferase SMYD5; protein product: MQKVIVKTTKDKGRGLYATELIHDGSIIFEEEPLVSCQYSWNAAYGYLACEYCLHPLETAERNVQRLANDSTILLPLPDCCSVEAKLVNQAKCEGCGVVYCSRDCLDRALKQYHVAICLGTDAQNEQHPVNLLVDFWKKMHYPPETCGIMLFVKIVGMFQQTSDPEGLRKQLLDFVHSSVNEDLRIFHKMLGDKFVQQIEQLYERFAAAFSVQSNDRLNWLSLEAFKSLIALVGTNGQGIGTSSFGDWVKTVSERQLDQQTRQSVDELIDELYNKMDEVVGTFLNNEGSALYAMQSKINHSCTPNAEIVFPKSNHVLALRALRDLAPGEEICISYLDECNLQRSRHSRQKNLREYYLFECQCERCESQIADPDETSEEEEDADDDDEDEDMDDSD
- the LOC126579561 gene encoding chitobiosyldiphosphodolichol beta-mannosyltransferase, whose product is MSSEKKIQNACVIVLGDIGRSPRMQYHVRSLSENGFSVDFIGYLNSPPLEEIRSSPNIRIHELNPFPELELPNILKYLFKTIWQTLGLLITLVSIRKPKFILCQNPPAIPALIVAYFYCLLVRSKLIIDWHNYTHSILAIESPNSPVVRIAEWVEGFFGARAAHGFCVTKAMKEDLQSKWNIRTTVLYDRPPQQFQSISIEDKHELLLRLGENISAFRATSGSPDTADGNVLESTAFTVKYANGKVKNIDKRPGLIISSTSWTPDEDFSILISALDQYESDANESSEHYPPLVCIITGKGPLKEKYHKIVAAKSWKKVSLAMPWLENEDYPKLLASSDMGVCLHYSSSGLDLPMKVVDMFGSGLPVCAVHFDCINELVRHGENGFVFHHHQELAEQLCNWFYDFPNNIALTNVKQDIQKHLKQFQALRWSENWKNVALPVFNE